The genome window TAGACGGATCCGTTCGGGAACCGGGCGACGCCCTGTCCCACGACCTCTCCATCGGACCATTCGCCGGAATATTCGTATCCGTTGGGAAGGGTGTAGGTGCCGGTGCCGTGCTGGCGACCGTTCACGAACGTGCCCTCGTAGACGCCGCCATCCTCGTATTGCTTGGTCTCCACGCGGCCATCCGACTGGGCGAGAATTACCCCCGGCAGGGCGAGCGAGACGAGACCGGCGAGGAGGAGGGGGGTCGGGCGCATGAAGATCTCCTGTCGTGCGGGAGCGTCGCGTCCGGTGCGCGCGGTCCCGCCGTTTCGGATGAGGGGAAAATCTAGCGGTCCGCCAATGTCCCCGCAACGCCTTTCGGGCCTTCGCATCGGTGCGCTTCGGACAAAGAAAAACCGCCAGACCCGTAGGATCTGGCGGTCGGATGACGCGTCACGCCGTGGCGTGGATCACTCGCGCTGGCCCATGAAGCTCAGCAGGAACATAAAGAGGTTGATGAAGTCGAGATAGAGACGCAGCGCGCCCATGATGCCCGACTTCTCCAGCCATTCGCGATCGGCGGTACGCGCGTGCTGGATGTACTCGTTCTTGATCTGCTGCGTGTCGTAGGCGGTGAGCGCGGCGAAGAGCAGGACGCCGATCGCCGAGATCGCGAACATGACGGCCGGGGAGGCCAAGAAGATGTTCACGATCGACGCCACGACAAGGCCGATCACGCCCATGATGAGGAAGCTGCCCCACCCGGAGATGTCCTTCTTGGTCGTGTAGCCCCAGAGCGACAGGCCTGCGAAGGCGATCGCCGTCACGAGGAAGGTCTGGACGATCGAGAACCCGGTATAGACGAGGAAGATCGAGCTCAGCGAAAGGCCCATCAGGGCGGCGAACGTGTAGAAGAAGAGCTGCGCGCCAGCCGCGGAGATGCGGTTGATCATCGCCGAGAAGGCAAAGACCATGATGAGCGGAGCGAACATGATCAGCCACTTCAGGGGCGATCCGTAGATCGCCTGCCCGAGCTGCGTGGCGTTGCCGGCATCGTCGACGGCGAGCCCGGAAATGGCCCAGGCTGCGAGCGCGGTGATCACCATGCCACTGGCCATCAGGCCGTAGACCTTGTTCATGTGGGCGCGCAAGCCCTCGTCGATCGTACCCGACCTTACACCAGCGCCGGTGCGGATCGTCTGTTGTTCAGCCATCAAATGCCTCCAAACGGTCATTGCATCGGCCGGGAACACGGCCGTTCTGGGGCATAATATTTGCGGTCATCCACCGCAGTTCAAGGACTTTCGGACCTGCTGACGCGATTGTTGGTTGGGACGGTGCCAATGCGCGGGCGCATCCCACGGGACGCGCGCGGCCTCTGCCGCTGCCTCGGGGCGCGCAAGGCCGACATCGTCGAGAAGATGGTCGTCGAGCCGCGCGAGGTCGTGGCGCTGTCGAGCGAGTGCACGCATCTCTTCAAACCGGCGGAGCAGGGACGGTCCGATGCGGTGAAGGTGCAGGAGGCGCAACAGATGCGACGACATCTTTCAATTCCTTTTACGATGGATGGGCGGCAAACAATCACGCTTGCGAATATCTCCCAGCTCTCATAATTTCGAAAACGAATATTTCTGACGTTTGGCATAAGGATCGGTGATATGGCGCGAAATCTCGACCTGACCGCGCTCCGTTCCCTCGTGACGGTGGCCGAGGTGGGTGGCGTCACGCGGGCGGCGGGTCATCTGAACCTGACGCAATCGGCCGTCTCGATGCAGCTCAAGCGTCTGGAAGAGACACTGGGCCTGTCGCTGATCGATCGGTCCGCGCGCAGCGTGCAGCTTACCCCAACGGGCGAACAGCTTCTCTCCTATGCGCGGCGGATGCTGGTCCTGAACGACGAGGCCATCGCCCGCCTGACCGATGACGGCTACGAGGGCGAGATCGTACTCGGCGCGCCCCATGACATCCTTTATCCAGCGATCCCGCCCGTGCTTGCGGGGTTCGCTCAACTCTATCCCCGGCTGAGGGTCAGGCTCCTGTCGCTGCCGACGCGGACACTCAAGCAGATGTTCGCCAACGGCGAATGCGACGCGATCCTGACCACCGAGGACGCGCTGGGCGAGGGGGGCGAAACTCTGCTGACGCTTCCGCTCGTCTGGGCGGGGGCGATCGGCGGGGTCGCGCACCGGCTGAGGCCGCTGCCGTTCGCCTTCTGCCGCAACTGCATCTTCAGCCCGGTCGCGCGCAGCGTGCTCGACGCGGCGGGGATCGAATGGGTCTCGATGGTCGATTCGGCCTCGGACCGCGCGTCGGAGGTATCGGTGATGGCCGATCTCGCGGTCTACGTCATTCTCGACCAGACCCTGCCTGCGGGCGTCTCGCGCGTTCCGGCCGGGGCAGGGTTGCCATCCCTTCCTGACCAGAACATCAATCTCTACCGCTCGGGTGCGCTTCGGCCCGAAGTGTCGGACGCACTGGCGGGGCTCCTGCGCGACAGCTATGCGCGGCTCGGCGCGCCGGTGCGCATGGCCGCGGAATAGCTGTCAGCCCATCGTGATGACGATCTTGCCCGTCGATCCGCGCCCCGCCATGAGGTCGAGCCCCTCGGCCACCCGGTCGAGCGGCAGCCGGTGGCCGATATGCGGGTGCAGACGCCCCTCCGCATACCAGGCCAGCAGCGCGTCGAGCGATGCCGCAACCTGCGCGGGCGCGAAGGCCATGTATCCGCCCCAGTAGACGCCCAGCACGCTCACGTTCTTGACGAGCAGGTGATTGGCGGCAAGGTTCGGAACATCGCCGCTGGCAAAGCCTACGAGGACCACCCGCGCTTCGGGTCTCAGCGCGCGCATCGCGGTCTCGGAGGCGCTTCCGCCGACCGGATCCAAGAGAACGTCCGCCCCGCCGAGCGCCTTGAGTGCGCCGCGCAGATCCGGGTCGCGCCCGTCGATCAGGTGATCGGCACCGGCAGCCTTCGCAACGGCGAGCCTGTCCGATCCACGGGCCACGGCCACGACCTCCGCCCCCATCAGCTTGCCGATCTCGACCGCGGCGAGGCCGACGCCGCCCGCGGCACCCAGCACGACGAGCCGCTCGCCCGCCGCGAGACGCGCCCGGTGCGACAGGGCCAGATGGGCGGTGCCGTGGGCGATCTGGATCGCGGCGGCATCCTCGAACGGCATCGTTTCGGGCAGGATCCGCGCCCGGGCCGCGTCGAACACGCCCCATTCGGCCAATCCGCCATGCCCGGCAAAGACCGCCACGCGTGCGCCCTGTGCCAGATCCCCCACACCGGATCCGACCGCGTCGATCGTCCCGGCGACCTCCATCCCGGGCGAGAAGGGCAGGGGTGGCGTATCCTGATACGTCCCCTTCAGCATCAGCAGATCCGCGAAATTAAGCGCGCAGGCCGCGATCCGAACGCGCACCTGACTCGGCCCGGGTTCGGGTCTGGGAACGTCCTCGACCGACGGCATCTGCGAGAAATCGGTGATTCTGAATGCTCTCATCATTGCCACTCTCCTTAAGGTTACGAGATGGTTAACGACTCGGCGAAAAAAAGATGCATAATATCAGCCAGATGATACGGCGATGCCCAAAACCTGTCCAATTGGTCAGGTTGCGCGGTGGGTTGTTTCCGCTGCATCACCTTCAACCATAGTGAGATAGGTGGTAGTGAAGATGAAGCATCCAGTAGATGTCCATGTCGGTAAGAGAATTCGTCAACGTCGCTGGATGTTGGGCATGACGCAGCAGCAGCTTGCGGAACGTGTCGGCATCAAGTTCCAGCAGATCCAGAAATACGAGACCGGGATGAACCGTGTCAGCGCCTCCCGCCTCTGGGATATCGCCGACGCGCTCGAGGTTTCGGTCGCATTCTTCTTCGAGGGTCTGTCCGAGGACGACGCCGATGCCGAGCAAGGTGGACGGGACCGCAACACCGACATTCTCTCCGACAAGGAAGCGCTCGAGCTCGTTCGGTCCTATTACGCGATCCCAGAGAACCAGCGTCGCCGCCTCTTCGAGCTTGCGCGCGTTCTGAGCGACGTCGCCTGAAAGCCTTGACCGGGCGGGGCGCAGGAGGATAGCCGGTCGGGCGACGTTTCGAACGGAGCCCACATGCCGATGCATTCCGCCGCCCTCCTCGACGATCTCCGCGAGACGGCGCTCGCGCTCGCGGATGCGGCGCGGCCCGAGACGCTGAGATATTTCCGTCAGCCTGCGCTTGCGGCCGAGAACAAGGCCGCCGGCGGTTTCGATCCGGTTACAGAAGGTGACCGTGCAGCCGAGCGCGCGATGCGCGAGGTCCTCGCGCGGCGGCGGCCCGACGACGGCATCATGGGCGAGGAATACGGCAATGTGCACGGCCGGAGCGGCCTGACCTGGGTGCTCGACCCGATCGACGGAACCCGGGCCTACATCTCCGGGACGCCGAGCTGGGGGGTCCTCGTCGCGGTTCGCGATGACGACGGTCCGATCATGGGTCTCGTCGACCAGCCCTATACGGGCGAGCGGTTCTTCGGCGGGCCGGGAGAGGCCTGGCTCGACAGCCCCGCGGGCCGGAGCATTCTCGCCACGCGCGGGACCGAGACGCTCGACCGCGCGATCCTCTTCACCACCTTCCCCGAGATCGGCACCGAGACGGAGCGCCACGCCTTCGAGGCCGTGCGCGACCGCGTGATGCTCACCCGCTACGGTCTCGATTGCTATGCCTACGGGCTTCTGGCACTGGGCCAGATCGACCTCGTGATCGAGGCGGGACTGAACGCCTACGACATCCAGGGGCCGATGGCCGTGGTCCAGGCAGCGGGCGGCGTCGTCACCGATTGGCACGGCGGCCCGGCCCATGACGGCGGCACCGTGCTGGCCGCTGCGAACACGGCGATCCACCGTGCCGCGCTGGAGGTATTGGTCCGATGACGGACCGGCATGTCTTGATTCGCGGGGCCGACCTCGTCCTGACGATGGACGACGACGGGTCCGAGCTTGCCGGTGCGGATCTCCGCCTTCGCGACGGAGTCGTGGCCGAGATCGGGCAGGACCTGACACCCGACGGGGCCGAGGCGCTCGACGCGCGGGGATGCCTCGTGACGCCCGGCCTCGTGAACACGCATCACCATCTCTTCCAGACGATGACGCGCGCGGTGCCCGGCGCGCAGGATGCGGCGCTCTTCGGGTGGCTCCAGACGCTCTATCCGATCTGGTCGCGGATGGGCCCCGAGCATATGCGCGTCTCGGCGCTGGCTGGGCTCGCCGAACTGGCGCTTTCGGGCTGCACGACCAGTTCCGACCACCTCTACCTGTTCCCGAACGGCGCGCGGCTCGACGACACGATCGAGGCGGCGACCGAGATCGGTCTGCGCTTCCATCCCACCCGCGGCGCGATGAGCATCGGAGAAAGCGCAGGCGGCCTGCCGCCCGATGCCCTTGTCGAGCGCGAGCAGGACATCCTCGAGGATTGCCTTCGCGTGATCGACGCCCATCACGATCCCGCTCCGGGTGCGATGGTCCGCGTGGGCGTGGCCCCCTGTTCGCCCTTCTCCGTCAGCCGCGAACTGATGCGCGACGCTGCGATCCTCGCGCGCGACAAGGGGGTGCGCCTCCATACCCATCTGGCCGAAAACGACGAGGACGTGGCCTACAGCCTCGAGCGGTTCGGCTGCCGCCCCGGACAATATGCCGAGGATCTGGGTTGGACCGGGCCGGATGTCTGGCACGCGCATTGCGTCAAGCTCGACCCGGACGAGATCGACCTCTTCGCGCGGTCGCTGACGGGCGTCGCGCATTGTCCCTGTTCGAACTGCCGTCTCGCCTCGGGGATCGCGCCGGTCCGCGCGATGCGCGAGGCAGGCGTGCGCGTGGGGCTCGGCGTCGACGGTTCCGCCAGCAGCGATCTCGGCAATCTCGTGGCCGAGGCGCGTCAGGCCATGCTGCTGCAGCGGGTGGCATCGGGCCCTGATGCCATGTCCGCGCGTGCGGCCTTGCGTCTTGCCACGCGTGGCGGCGCGGAGGTCCTGGGGCGTGACGATTGCGGATACCTCGCGCGGGGAATGCGCGCCGACATCGCGATCTGGGACATGCGCGGGGTCGAGGCCGCCGGATCGTGGGATCCGGCCGCGCTGCTGCTTGCCGGGCCGTCGCGGGTGCGCGACCTCTTCGTCGAAGGGCGTCGCATCGTCGATGACGGCCGGATCGCGACGCTCGATCTCGGTGCCGTGCTGGCGCGTCAGCGAAATCTCGCGCGATCTCTCGCCGGTTAAGGACGTCTTCATACCGGATGTGACAGAAGGGCGGTGACGGGCCGCGTTCCGGATCGCGGCCGACTTGCCAAGGATGCCGCCGGATGACGCACCGCATCGCCCTCGTCGTCATGCTTCTCGCGCTTGCGGGATGCGTCGTTGCCCCGGCCCACGTCCAGCTCGATCGTGCCAAGGTGGTGACGAGGGGCGCGATTCCGAAGGGAGGGCTGGATGTGAACGCCTATCGCCGGCAAGCCGGTCTTTCCCCGATCGCGCGATCCTCGCGTCTCGACGCAGCGGCGCGTCGGCATGCCAGCGACATGGCGCGGCGGGGGTTCTTTGCGCATCACGGCAGCGACGGATCGACCCATACGCTCAGGATCCGCGCGCAGGGCTGCGGCGGCGGGGCCGAGAACATCGCCGAAGGCCCCTACGATGCGCGGTCGGTCATGTCCGCCTGGATGGGCTCGGCGGGTCATCGCCGCAACATCCTCCTGCCCGCCGTGACGCATTACGGCCTCGCCAATGTCGGCGACAAATGGGTGATGACGCTGTCGCGCGATTGCCCCTGAAGGGCGGTCCTCCGCACCGGCGCGACGTGTCGCGCGAAGACGGCGCTTGATCCCGAAGGCCTGCCTCGCGATACCTCCGGCGGAAGTCCCCAGTCCGGAGAGCACCGCATGCCCGTCAGCCGTCCCCGCGTTGCCGCGATCGCCTGTATCTGCGCCGCGCTGGGAATCTCGGCGGCCTTGGCCGACGAAGTGACGGTCTTCGCCGCGGCAAGCCTGACCAACGCGATGGAAGAGATCGAGCCCCGGTTCGAGGAGGCGACCGGCCACGATCTCGTCGTTTCGCTTGCCGGATCGTCGGCGCTGGCGCGTCAGATCCTCGCGGGCGCACCGGCTGACGTGTTCATCTCGGCAAATGCGCTCTGGATGGACGAAGTGGAGAAGGCGGGACTGGTGGCGGAAGGAACGCGCACGGACCTCCTCGGCAATTCCATCGTCCTCGTCGCGCATGGCGAGGGGGCATCGAAGGTCGATCTCGGTCCCGGAACGGATCTCGCCGGTCTTCTCGGCGACGGGTATCTCGCCATGGCGCTCGTCGATGCGGTGCCCGCAGGCATCTACGGCCGTGCCGCGCTCGAGGATCTCGGGCTCTGGGACGATGTCGAGACGCGCGTCGCCCAATCCGACAACGTCCGCACGGCGCTGCGTCTCGTCGCGACCGGAGAGGCCCCCTTCGGTATCGTCTATGCCACAGATGCGGCGGCCGAGAACGGCGTGAGCGTCGTGGGCACCTTCCCCGAGGGCACGCATCCGCCGATCCTCTATCCCGTCGCCGGGATCGCCGGTCGCGAAAGCGCGGCCGCGACGGGCTTCCTCGATTTCCTGTCCGGTCCCGAGGCCCGCGCGGCCTTCGAGCGGCAGGGCTTCGTCGTCCTCGGGGAATGACGGCATGACCGACTGGCTCGGCCCCGAGGAATGGCGCGCGGTCGCGCTGTCGCTGAAGGTGGCGTTCTGGGCGACGCTGGGGAGCCTGCCGTTCGGCATCCTCACGGCCTATGCACTGGCGCGGTGGAGCTTTCCGGGCAAGCAGCTGCTGAACGGGCTGGTCCATCTGCCGCTGGTGCTGCCGCCCGTGGTGACGGGCTATCTGCTGCTTCTGACCTTCGGTCGGACCGGATGGCTGGGCGGGTGGCTGGCCGAGATCGGCATCGTCTTTGCCTTCCGCTGGACGGGCGCGGCACTCGCCGCCGCGATCATGGCGTTCCCGCTCATGGTGCGGGCCATCCGCTTGTCGATCGAGGCGGTGGACGCCAAGCTCGAACAGGCGGGCGCGACGCTCGGGGCGTCGCCCGCCTGGGTCTTCGCGACGCTGACGCTGCCTCTCGTCCTGCCGGGGATCGTGGCGGGCGCGATCCTGGCATTCGCCAAGGCCATGGGCGAATTTGGCGCGACGATCACCTTCGTGTCGAACATCCCCGGCGAGACGCGCACCATCCCGACCGCGATCTATGCCTTCCTGCAGGTACCGGGCGGCGAGGGGTCTGCCCTGCGGCTGGTGGTCGTGTCGGTCGTCGTGGCGATGGGCGCACTCTTTCTCTCCGAGCTCGTCGGCCGGCGCATAGCAGACCGGATCGGCGGGCGCTGATGCTCGAGATCCGCCTGCGCCACGCCTTTTCGGACTTCACGCTCGACGTCGATTTCGCATCCGGCCCCGGCGTCACCGTGCTCTTCGGGCGGTCGGGGTCGGGCAAGACGACGATCGCGCAGGCGCTCGCGGGGCTTCTGACACCGGACGAGGGGCGGATCGCCATCGGCGGCGAGACGTTGCTCGATACCGCGAAGGGGATTCGCCTGGCCCCCCATCGCCGCAGGATCGGCTATGTCTTTCAGGAGGCGCGCCTTTTCCCGCACCTGACCGTCTCGCAGAACCTGCGCTTCGGCGCGTGGTTCGCCCCGAAGAACGCACCCCGCGAGGAAATGGGCCGCGTGGTCGAGATGCTCGGGATCGGGCATCTGCTGACCCGGCGGCCGGGCGCGCTGTCGGGCGGCGAGAAGAGCCGAGTCTCCCTCGGGCGGGCGCTCCTCTCGGCACCGCGCGTCATTCTCGCGGACGAGCCGCTCGCCGCCCTCGACGACGCCCGCAAGGCCGAGATCCTGCCCTATTTCGAGCGTCTTCGCGACGAGGCGCGCGTGCCGATCCTCTATGTCAGCCATTCCGCCTCCGAGGTCGCGCGGCTCGCCACGACGGTGGTGGCGCTGCGGGACGGCCGCGTGATCGAACACGGAACGCCGGGCGAGGTCCTGTCCAATCCTGGCGTGCTGCCGAATGGCCCGCGCGAGGTCGGATCCATCGTCAGGGCACGGATCGTCGCCCATCATGACGATGGCCTGACCGAGCTCGACGCCTCGGGCATCGCGCTTTTCCTGCCGCGTGTCGACCACCCGACGGGCACATGGCTGCGCGTCCGCATCGCCGCGCATGACGTCATCCTGTCGCGCCATCGCCTGAGCGGGATCTCGGCGCTCAACGTGTTCGAGGGCCGGGTGGAGGAGATCCGGATCGGCGACGGGCCCGGCGCGCTCGTCGTGCTCGTAACGGCGGCGGGGCGGATCCTCGCCCGGATCACCCAACGCTCTGTGCGGGCGCTGGACCTCGCCCCCGGCATCGTCGCCCATGCCGCGGTCAAGAGCGTCGCGGTCGCCTCGGCCGATATCGGGTTCGACGGGCGGGGCTGACGAACCTTACCGCTTGGCGCTCTGCCAGGCGGCGATGCCCACCGCGACCGAGACGATCAGGATGACGATCGTGGCGAGGGCATTGACCTCGGGGCTGACGCCGAGCCGCACTTTCGAAAAGATGACCATCGGCAGGGTCGAGGCCCCGGGGCCCGACACGAAGCTCGCGATCACGACGTCGTCGAGCGACAGCGTGAAGGCCAGAAGCCATGCCGAGATCAGCGCGGGCGCGAGGCCCGGCAGCGTCACGTCGAGGAAGACCCTGAGCGGCCGCGCCCCGAGATCGGCCGCCGCCTCCTCCTGCGCGCGGTCGAGCGTGCCCATCCGCGCCTGGATCACCACAGTCGCGAAGGCCGCGCCGAACGTGGCATGTGCGATGACGATGGTGGTAAAGCCGCGTCCCGCCGGCCAGCCGACGAGGTTCTCCATCCCCACGAAAAGCAGCAGCAGAGACAGCCCAATGATGACTTCCGGCATGACGAGCGGCGCGGTCGCCATGCCGCCGAGTAGGAACCGCCCACGGAACCGCCCGTGCCGCGTCAGCGCGAAAGAGGCGAGCAGCCCCACGATCGTCGCGATGGTCGCCGCCGCGACCCCCAGCTGAAGCGAGATCCACGCCGCATCGAGGATCTGCGGATCCTCGAGCAGCGCGCCGTACCAGCGGGTCGAGAAGCCGCTCCAGACCGTGACGAGCCGGCTTTCGTTGAAGCTGTAGATCACGAGGCTCAGGATCGGCGCATAGAGGAACAGAAAGCCGAGCGTCGTGATCGCGAGAAGGACGGGAGAGCGTTTCATTCGACCTCGCGCGCCTGCGTCCTGCGCAGGATCGCGATGGGCAGGGCGAGGACGACCACCATGACGATCGCGACCGAAGCGGCGACCGGCCAGTCGCGGTTGAGGAAGAATTCGTTCCAGAGGACAGAGCCGATCATCAGCGTGTCGGGTCCGCCAAGAAGCGCCGGGATCACGTATTCGCCGAGCGCGGGGATGAAGACCAGCATGCATCCCGCGACGATCCCCGGAAGCGAGAGCGGTAGCGTCACGGTGAGAAAGGAGGTGAAGGGCCGCGCGCCCAGATCGGCCGAGGCCTCGAGCAGCGCCGTGTCGAGCCGCGAGAGCGAGGCATAGAGCGGCAAGATCATGAAGGGCAGATAGGTATAGACGATCCCGAGATAGACCGCGAAATCCGTGGGGATCAGGACGAGCGGCGCGTCGATCAGCCCGGTCCAGAGCAGGAAGCCGTTGAGCGTGCCGTTGCCCTTGAGAAGGCCGATCCACGCATAGACGCGCAATAGGAACGACGTCCAGAACGGCAGGATGACGAGCGTCAGCAGAAGGTTTCGCCGCGAAACCGGCGCGCGCGCGATGACGTAGGCCATCGGATAGCCGACGAGCAGCGTGATGAGCGTCGAGATGCCCGCGATTCTGGCCGAGCTGAGATAGGAGAGCAGGTAGAGCGGATCCTCCCACAGGAAGATGTAATTCCCGAGGTTGAGCGTCGCCGTGAGGATGCCGTCGGCCCAGTCGAAAAGCGGCAGATAGGGCGGCTGCGCGATTGCGGGTTCCGAGACCGAGATCTTCACCAGAACGAGCAACGGCACGAGAAAGAAGAGGCCGAGCCAAACCAGCGGAATCGCCGCGACGAGCCGCCTCATGCCGGGACGACCACGTTCGCCGACCCGCTCCAGCCCATTGCGACGGGATCGCCGACCGAAAGCGCATCGGTTTCGCGGCGAAACCTGTTGGCGCGAGTCACGCGGATGCGTTTGCCCGATGGAAGTGCCACGTGAAAGATCGACAGGTTGCCGTTATAGACGATCTCCTCGATCCGGCCCGTGACACCGTTGTCGTGATCGTCGGCCAGCACGCGCGCGATCTCGATCTTTTCCGGGCGGATCGCGACCGCGACGGATTGCCCGAGGGAGCCGGTGATCGCGTGGCTCACGCGGATGTCGCCGCCCATCTCGGGGCAGGCGATGCGGGCATGGGTCGCCGCATCCTCGACGATGGTGCCCTCGAAGATGTTCACGGTTCCGATGAAGCCCGCGACGAAGCGGCTTCGCGGGTATTCGTAGATTTCGTGCGGGGTGCCGACCTGCACGATGCGTCCGTCGCGCATCACGCCAAGGCGGTCGCCGAGGGTCATCGCCTCTTCCTGGTCGTGGGTGACGACGACGAAGGTGATGCCGAGGCTCTCGCGGATGCGCACGAGTTCGAGCTGCGTCTCCTCCCTCAGCTTGCGGTCCAGCGCGCCCAGGGGCTCGTCGAGCAGCAGGAGCTTCGGGCGACGGGCGAGGGCGCGCGCGAGCGCCACCCGCTGACGCTGGCCGCCAGAAAGCTGGTCGGGCTTGCGGTGGCCCAGATGCGAAAGCTGCACGAGGTCCAGCATCTCGGCGACGCGCGCCTTCACCTCGCTGCGCGGCAGCCCCGCGCGGTTGAGGCCGTAGGCCACGTTCCGCTCCACGCTCATATGCGGGAAAAGCGCGTAGGACTGGAACATCATGTTGGTGTCGCGGGCATGGGGTGGCACGTCCGCCATGTCCCGGCCATCGATCTCGATCCTGCCCGCGCTCGGCCGTTCGAACCCCGCGAGCATCCGCAGGAGGGTCGACTTGCCGCTGCCGGATCCGCCCAGAAGGCAGAAGAGTTCGCCGCCGCGGATGTCGAGCGAGACATCCTCGACGGCGCCGACGGTGCCGAAGCGCTTGCTCACCCCCGCGATGCGGAGGAGCGGCGGCGTGCTTTCGGCCATCGCGGCTTCAGCGACCGGTCTTGAGGCTGGTCCAGGCGCGGGTCAGCGACCGGTCGTAGCGCGCCGATTTCGGAACGGCCGAGAACATCTTCTGGAGCGTCGCCTCGGGCGGATAGATGCCGGGATCCTCGCGCACCTCGTCCGAGACGAGCGGCGTCGCCTCGCGGTTGGCATTGGCGTAATAGACCGCGTCCGAGATCGCGGCGGTCACCTGCGGCTGGAGGAAATAATCGATGAAGGCATAGGCCGCATCGGGGTTCGGCGCATCGGCGGGGATCACCATCATGTCGAAGCCCAGCTGACCGCCCTCGGCGGGGATGACATATCGGATATCGACGCCGTTACCGGCCTCGGACGCGCGATCCTTGGCCTGAAGGATGTCGCCGGAATACCCGACGGCGAGGCAGATGTCGCCATTGGCCAGATCATTGATATATTGGGAGGAATGGAAGTACCGGATATGCGGGCGGATGCCTTGCAGAAGCTCCATCGCCCGGTCCAGATCGGCGGTATCCTCGGAATTGGGATCGAGTTCGAGGTAGTTGAGCGCGGCCCCCACGATCTCCGACGGGCTGTCGAGGAGCGCAATCCCGCAATCCTCGAGCGCGGCGGCATTCTCGGGGTCGAAGATCAGCGACCAGCTGTCGAGATCCGCATCGGGCAGACGTTCGGTCACCATGTCGACGTTGTAGCCGGGACCGACCGAATACATCATGTAGGGGATGCCGTAGGTGTTGTCGGGGTCGTTGCCCGACACGATGCGCAGGATCTCGGGATCGAGATTGCCGTAATTCCCGATGCGCTCCTTGTCGATCTCCTGAAAGACGCCGGCCTGTGCCTGTCGCGCCATGAATTCGAGCGAGGGCACCACGAGGTCGTAGCCCGTATTGCCGGTCAGCATCCGCGCCTCGACGACCTCGTTGGAATCGAAGACGTCGTAATTGACGTCGATCCCGGTCTCGGATTCGAAGTTCGGGATCGTGTCCTCGGCGATGTAGTCCGACCAGTTGTAGAAGTTGAGCGTATCCTGAGCATGGGCCGCGAGCGGAGCTGCGAGAACCAGTAGGGCCGTGGAGATCGTCCGGGTCATTGGGGATGTCCTTGCGTGAAGAATACTATGCACCGAGGCGGTCGCGAAGGGCGTACCACCAGGATCCGAGGACGGAATAGGGAACGCGGAAGCCCTGCCCGCCGGGAAAGGGCAGCCAGGGCAGGCCCGCGAACGTGTCGAAGCGGCCCAGATCGCCATGGATCGCCTCCGAGAGGATCCGGCCGAAGAGATGCGATCCCGAGACGCCGTGGCCGGAATAGCCATGCGCGAAATAGGTGTTCGAGCCGATCCGCCCGAGTTGCGGCACGCGCGTGAAGCTGAGCGCGAAGTTGCCCGACCAGGCATGGTCGATCCGCGTGTTCCTGAGCTGCGGAAAGACCCGGTCCATCGAGCGGACGAGCTTGCGCTTGATGTCCTTCGGGTCGGTGCCGCCATAGACCGTGCCGCCGCCGAAGAGCAGCCGGTGATCGGCCGACATGCGGTAATAGTCGAGGATATAGCGCACGTCCTCGACGCAGGTGCCTGCGGGCATCAGGGCTCTGGCCTGCGCCTCGCCCAGC of Palleronia sp. LCG004 contains these proteins:
- a CDS encoding DUF1127 domain-containing protein, translating into MSSHLLRLLHLHRIGPSLLRRFEEMRALARQRHDLARLDDHLLDDVGLARPEAAAEAARVPWDAPAHWHRPNQQSRQQVRKSLNCGG
- a CDS encoding helix-turn-helix transcriptional regulator, whose product is MKHPVDVHVGKRIRQRRWMLGMTQQQLAERVGIKFQQIQKYETGMNRVSASRLWDIADALEVSVAFFFEGLSEDDADAEQGGRDRNTDILSDKEALELVRSYYAIPENQRRRLFELARVLSDVA
- a CDS encoding Bax inhibitor-1/YccA family protein translates to MAEQQTIRTGAGVRSGTIDEGLRAHMNKVYGLMASGMVITALAAWAISGLAVDDAGNATQLGQAIYGSPLKWLIMFAPLIMVFAFSAMINRISAAGAQLFFYTFAALMGLSLSSIFLVYTGFSIVQTFLVTAIAFAGLSLWGYTTKKDISGWGSFLIMGVIGLVVASIVNIFLASPAVMFAISAIGVLLFAALTAYDTQQIKNEYIQHARTADREWLEKSGIMGALRLYLDFINLFMFLLSFMGQRE
- a CDS encoding inositol monophosphatase family protein; translated protein: MPMHSAALLDDLRETALALADAARPETLRYFRQPALAAENKAAGGFDPVTEGDRAAERAMREVLARRRPDDGIMGEEYGNVHGRSGLTWVLDPIDGTRAYISGTPSWGVLVAVRDDDGPIMGLVDQPYTGERFFGGPGEAWLDSPAGRSILATRGTETLDRAILFTTFPEIGTETERHAFEAVRDRVMLTRYGLDCYAYGLLALGQIDLVIEAGLNAYDIQGPMAVVQAAGGVVTDWHGGPAHDGGTVLAAANTAIHRAALEVLVR
- a CDS encoding 8-oxoguanine deaminase, whose amino-acid sequence is MTDRHVLIRGADLVLTMDDDGSELAGADLRLRDGVVAEIGQDLTPDGAEALDARGCLVTPGLVNTHHHLFQTMTRAVPGAQDAALFGWLQTLYPIWSRMGPEHMRVSALAGLAELALSGCTTSSDHLYLFPNGARLDDTIEAATEIGLRFHPTRGAMSIGESAGGLPPDALVEREQDILEDCLRVIDAHHDPAPGAMVRVGVAPCSPFSVSRELMRDAAILARDKGVRLHTHLAENDEDVAYSLERFGCRPGQYAEDLGWTGPDVWHAHCVKLDPDEIDLFARSLTGVAHCPCSNCRLASGIAPVRAMREAGVRVGLGVDGSASSDLGNLVAEARQAMLLQRVASGPDAMSARAALRLATRGGAEVLGRDDCGYLARGMRADIAIWDMRGVEAAGSWDPAALLLAGPSRVRDLFVEGRRIVDDGRIATLDLGAVLARQRNLARSLAG
- a CDS encoding NADPH:quinone oxidoreductase family protein, which encodes MRAFRITDFSQMPSVEDVPRPEPGPSQVRVRIAACALNFADLLMLKGTYQDTPPLPFSPGMEVAGTIDAVGSGVGDLAQGARVAVFAGHGGLAEWGVFDAARARILPETMPFEDAAAIQIAHGTAHLALSHRARLAAGERLVVLGAAGGVGLAAVEIGKLMGAEVVAVARGSDRLAVAKAAGADHLIDGRDPDLRGALKALGGADVLLDPVGGSASETAMRALRPEARVVLVGFASGDVPNLAANHLLVKNVSVLGVYWGGYMAFAPAQVAASLDALLAWYAEGRLHPHIGHRLPLDRVAEGLDLMAGRGSTGKIVITMG
- a CDS encoding LysR family transcriptional regulator, which produces MARNLDLTALRSLVTVAEVGGVTRAAGHLNLTQSAVSMQLKRLEETLGLSLIDRSARSVQLTPTGEQLLSYARRMLVLNDEAIARLTDDGYEGEIVLGAPHDILYPAIPPVLAGFAQLYPRLRVRLLSLPTRTLKQMFANGECDAILTTEDALGEGGETLLTLPLVWAGAIGGVAHRLRPLPFAFCRNCIFSPVARSVLDAAGIEWVSMVDSASDRASEVSVMADLAVYVILDQTLPAGVSRVPAGAGLPSLPDQNINLYRSGALRPEVSDALAGLLRDSYARLGAPVRMAAE